In Microbacterium laevaniformans, a single window of DNA contains:
- the pgsA gene encoding CDP-diacylglycerol--glycerol-3-phosphate 3-phosphatidyltransferase — protein sequence MAIPRQLPNAITIVRILCAPVFLWMLLADQGGDGPLRWWAGVLFIVAIATDGIDGYLARTYEIVTDLGKLLDPIADKALTGCAFVGLSLLGELPWAVTIVVLVREVGITVHRLIVASSHVVAAAWMGKLKTVAQAVALSLALLPLWNVVGEWVHVVNTAAMWIAVVLTVASGVDYVVTEIRGARAARGGTVTGTRR from the coding sequence GTGGCGATTCCCCGGCAGCTCCCCAACGCGATCACGATCGTCCGCATCCTGTGCGCGCCGGTCTTCCTCTGGATGCTCCTGGCCGATCAGGGCGGCGACGGCCCGCTGCGGTGGTGGGCAGGTGTGCTGTTCATCGTCGCGATCGCGACGGACGGCATCGACGGCTACCTGGCGCGCACGTACGAGATCGTCACCGACCTCGGCAAGCTCCTCGACCCGATCGCAGACAAGGCTCTGACCGGCTGTGCCTTCGTCGGGCTCTCCCTCCTGGGCGAGCTCCCCTGGGCCGTCACGATCGTTGTTCTCGTCCGCGAGGTCGGCATCACAGTGCATCGCCTCATCGTCGCGAGCAGTCACGTGGTCGCGGCGGCGTGGATGGGCAAGCTGAAGACCGTCGCGCAGGCGGTCGCGCTCTCCCTCGCGCTGCTGCCGCTGTGGAACGTGGTCGGTGAGTGGGTCCACGTCGTGAACACCGCGGCGATGTGGATCGCGGTGGTCCTCACGGTGGCGAGCGGCGTCGACTACGTGGTCACCGAAATCCGTGGAGCCCGAGCCGCCCGCGGCGGCACCGTGACGGGCACGCGTCGATGA
- a CDS encoding CinA family protein has protein sequence MSASSRRGGAHDEHPDAEGDDLESTLVSAGRRSSEPERLVARLADLGWSIAAAESLTGGLLAASIVSVSGASRVFRGGIVAYATDVKASLLGVEQHLLDAHGPVHPRVASQMAEGVRRALGRDGVPADVGVATTGIAGPLSPDGQPVGTVHIAVATPLGSRVESVLIDGDRAAIRTETAARAVRLVLDAL, from the coding sequence ATGAGCGCCTCGTCCCGGCGTGGGGGCGCGCACGACGAACATCCGGATGCCGAGGGAGACGACCTCGAGAGCACCCTGGTCTCCGCGGGTCGTCGCAGTAGCGAGCCGGAGCGCCTCGTCGCCCGACTCGCCGACCTCGGCTGGAGCATCGCGGCGGCCGAGTCGTTGACCGGGGGACTGCTCGCCGCCTCCATCGTCTCGGTATCGGGGGCCTCGCGCGTCTTCCGCGGCGGGATCGTCGCCTACGCGACGGACGTGAAGGCGAGCCTTCTGGGCGTCGAGCAGCATCTGCTCGACGCGCACGGGCCGGTGCATCCCCGGGTCGCCAGCCAGATGGCGGAGGGTGTGCGCCGCGCGCTCGGACGTGACGGCGTGCCCGCCGACGTGGGCGTGGCGACGACCGGCATCGCGGGCCCGCTATCACCGGACGGCCAGCCCGTCGGCACGGTGCATATCGCCGTCGCCACTCCGCTGGGCTCACGGGTCGAGTCCGTGCTGATCGACGGCGACCGCGCCGCCATCCGCACCGAGACGGCGGCGCGCGCCGTCCGGCTGGTGCTGGACGCGCTCTGA
- a CDS encoding helix-turn-helix domain-containing protein translates to MILVRQEIGEVLRDFRLQKGRTLRQVAGRASVALGYLSEVERGQKEASSEILAAVAEALDVPISTIMREVGDRLSVLEGLQVFPDVVPDDLAGLEDGLVQPELSLR, encoded by the coding sequence ATGATCCTGGTTCGTCAGGAGATCGGCGAAGTGCTTCGCGACTTCCGCCTGCAGAAGGGTCGTACCCTCCGCCAGGTCGCCGGCCGTGCGAGTGTCGCCCTCGGATATCTCAGCGAGGTCGAGCGCGGTCAGAAGGAGGCCTCGAGCGAGATCCTCGCCGCGGTCGCCGAGGCGCTGGACGTCCCGATCTCGACCATCATGCGCGAGGTCGGAGACCGGCTGTCGGTGCTGGAGGGCCTGCAGGTCTTCCCCGACGTGGTTCCCGACGATCTCGCCGGGCTCGAGGACGGCCTCGTCCAGCCCGAGCTGTCGCTGCGCTGA
- a CDS encoding DUF3046 domain-containing protein — translation MRRSEFTRAVEDEFGNRAAMLVADLALPGVGHRTAAEALADGVEPREIWFALCDETDVPASRRHGVGLMEPRRR, via the coding sequence GTGCGGCGCAGCGAGTTCACGCGAGCCGTCGAGGACGAGTTCGGCAATCGCGCAGCGATGTTGGTCGCCGACCTCGCTCTGCCCGGTGTGGGTCACCGGACCGCAGCCGAAGCCCTCGCCGACGGCGTCGAGCCGCGCGAGATCTGGTTTGCTCTGTGCGACGAGACGGACGTCCCCGCTTCGCGGCGCCACGGCGTCGGCCTGATGGAGCCGCGTCGACGCTGA
- the recA gene encoding recombinase RecA yields MPSPADREKALESALAQIDRQFGKGSVMRLGSDDRAPVEVIPTGSIALDVALGVGGLPRGRIIEIYGPESSGKTTLTLHAIANVQRAGGIAAFIDAEHALDPDYAQKLGVDIDQLLVSQPDTGEQALEIADMLVRSGAIDLVVIDSVAALVPKAEIEGEMGDSHVGLQARLMSQALRKLTGGLNQTNTTMIFINQLREKIGVFFGSPETTAGGKALKFYASVRLDIRRIETLKDGTDAVGNRTRVKVVKNKMAPPFKQAEFDILYGTGISREGSLIDFGVEHALVKKSGAWYTYDGEQLGQGKENARNFLLKNPDIAAEIETKIKQKLGIGQPRGGAEVAPADDLAARRPA; encoded by the coding sequence ATGCCCTCACCCGCTGACCGCGAGAAGGCCCTCGAGTCGGCCCTCGCCCAGATCGACCGGCAGTTCGGAAAGGGCTCGGTCATGCGACTGGGCAGCGACGACCGTGCCCCCGTCGAAGTCATCCCCACCGGTTCGATCGCCCTCGATGTCGCTCTCGGCGTGGGAGGTCTTCCCCGCGGGCGCATCATCGAGATCTACGGTCCCGAATCCTCGGGTAAGACGACGCTCACGCTCCACGCGATCGCCAACGTGCAGCGCGCCGGCGGCATCGCCGCCTTCATCGACGCCGAACACGCGCTCGACCCCGACTATGCGCAGAAGCTCGGTGTCGACATCGATCAGCTGCTCGTGTCGCAGCCCGACACGGGGGAGCAGGCGCTGGAGATCGCCGACATGCTGGTTCGTTCGGGAGCGATCGATCTGGTCGTCATCGACTCCGTCGCTGCGCTCGTCCCCAAGGCCGAGATCGAAGGCGAGATGGGCGACTCCCACGTCGGCCTGCAGGCTCGCCTCATGTCTCAGGCGCTGCGCAAGCTGACCGGTGGCCTCAACCAGACCAATACGACGATGATCTTCATCAACCAGCTGCGCGAGAAGATCGGCGTGTTCTTCGGCTCACCCGAGACCACCGCCGGCGGAAAGGCGTTGAAGTTCTACGCCTCGGTGCGTCTCGACATCCGTCGCATCGAGACGCTGAAGGACGGCACCGACGCGGTCGGCAACCGGACGCGCGTCAAGGTCGTCAAGAACAAGATGGCGCCGCCGTTCAAGCAGGCCGAGTTCGACATCCTCTACGGCACCGGCATCTCGCGCGAAGGCTCGCTCATCGACTTCGGCGTCGAGCACGCCCTCGTGAAGAAGTCCGGCGCCTGGTACACCTACGACGGTGAGCAGCTCGGTCAGGGCAAGGAGAACGCCCGCAACTTCCTGCTGAAGAACCCCGACATCGCGGCGGAGATCGAAACCAAGATCAAGCAGAAGCTGGGAATCGGTCAGCCGCGCGGCGGGGCAGAGGTCGCGCCTGCCGATGATCTGGCCGCGCGCCGACCGGCCTGA
- a CDS encoding regulatory protein RecX: MGDLSWHPTWTEEPVDAAWEDDIATVVDDAEAALIKRLRTRSLSEREASRFLRERELGDAAIDHVIDRMRSLGYLDDSALAEQLVHSGVERKGQGRAMLVQTLSARGIPREVIDEALDALPDDDADRALEFARQKARTMRDLDRDTALRRLSGQLARRGYGASALTAARQALEELGRPVRRAPAGTVRFE, from the coding sequence GTGGGCGATCTCAGCTGGCATCCGACCTGGACGGAGGAGCCCGTCGACGCGGCGTGGGAGGACGACATCGCGACCGTCGTCGATGATGCGGAGGCCGCGCTGATCAAGCGCTTGCGAACGCGCTCCCTGTCCGAACGGGAGGCATCGCGATTCTTGCGCGAACGCGAGCTCGGCGATGCGGCGATCGACCACGTCATCGACCGCATGAGGAGCCTCGGATATCTCGACGACTCGGCACTGGCGGAGCAGCTCGTGCACAGTGGCGTCGAACGAAAGGGACAGGGGCGCGCGATGCTCGTGCAGACCTTGTCGGCCCGCGGCATCCCGCGCGAGGTCATCGACGAGGCACTCGATGCGCTGCCTGACGATGATGCGGACCGTGCTCTCGAGTTCGCGCGGCAGAAGGCCCGGACGATGCGCGACCTCGATCGCGATACGGCGCTGCGGCGGCTCTCGGGCCAACTCGCGCGGCGCGGGTACGGTGCGAGCGCGCTGACCGCAGCGCGGCAGGCCCTCGAAGAACTCGGGCGACCGGTTCGGCGTGCGCCGGCGGGAACCGTGCGCTTCGAGTGA
- the miaB gene encoding tRNA (N6-isopentenyl adenosine(37)-C2)-methylthiotransferase MiaB produces the protein MTSPSAAPTLIAPSDAAVAADGRARTYEVRTFGCQMNVHDSERLSGSLESAGYVRAEEGSEADVVVINTCAVRDNAAGKLYGTLGHLKSRKDRHEGMQIAVGGCMAQMDKEAVLEKAPWVDVVFGTHNMGSLPSLLERARHNGDAELEILEALEVFPSTLPTKRDAVHSGWVSISVGCNNTCTFCIVPSLRGKEKDRRPGDILNEIRLLVEDGAIEVTLLGQNVNSYGVEFGDRQAFGKLLRAAGQIPGLERIRFTSPHPAAFTDDVIDAMAETPQVMPQLHMPLQSGSDRVLRAMRRSYRSDRFLGILERVRDRIPHAAISTDIIVGFPGETDEDFEDTMRVVAQARFASAFTFQYSIREGTPAATMPDQVPKAVVQERYERLIALQERISLEENQAQIGRELQVLVSTGEGKKDAETHRLTGRAEDNRLVHFELPRGSAVPRPGDVVTVTVTHAAPFHLLADSPDGAPLRVRRTRAGDAWDRTQAESCGVPTSSGVAGETGAPRAVSLGLPTLRLG, from the coding sequence ATGACTTCTCCGTCCGCCGCCCCCACGCTGATCGCGCCATCGGACGCCGCCGTCGCCGCCGACGGTCGTGCCCGGACCTACGAGGTGCGCACCTTCGGCTGCCAGATGAACGTGCACGATTCCGAGCGACTTTCCGGCTCGTTGGAGAGCGCCGGATACGTGCGAGCGGAGGAGGGCTCCGAGGCCGATGTCGTCGTGATCAACACGTGTGCGGTGCGCGACAACGCCGCCGGCAAGCTGTACGGCACCCTCGGGCATCTGAAGAGTCGCAAGGATCGTCACGAGGGCATGCAGATCGCCGTCGGCGGCTGTATGGCTCAGATGGACAAAGAGGCCGTGCTCGAGAAGGCGCCGTGGGTCGACGTCGTCTTCGGCACCCACAACATGGGCTCGCTGCCCAGCCTCCTCGAGCGGGCGCGCCACAACGGCGATGCAGAACTGGAGATCCTCGAGGCGCTCGAGGTCTTCCCCTCGACCCTGCCGACCAAGCGCGACGCCGTCCACAGCGGCTGGGTGTCGATCTCCGTGGGCTGCAACAACACGTGCACGTTCTGCATCGTGCCGAGCCTGCGTGGCAAGGAGAAGGACCGCCGCCCCGGCGACATCCTGAACGAGATCCGGCTCCTCGTCGAGGACGGCGCGATCGAGGTCACGCTCCTCGGTCAGAACGTGAACAGCTACGGGGTCGAGTTCGGTGATCGTCAGGCGTTCGGCAAGCTGCTGCGTGCCGCCGGGCAGATCCCGGGGCTCGAGCGCATCCGCTTCACGAGTCCGCACCCGGCCGCCTTCACCGACGACGTCATCGATGCCATGGCCGAGACTCCTCAGGTCATGCCGCAGCTGCACATGCCGCTGCAGTCCGGATCCGATCGCGTCCTACGGGCGATGCGGCGCTCCTACCGCAGTGACCGCTTCCTCGGCATCCTCGAGCGGGTCCGCGACCGCATCCCGCACGCGGCGATCTCCACCGACATCATCGTCGGCTTCCCCGGTGAGACCGATGAGGATTTCGAGGACACGATGCGTGTCGTCGCGCAGGCACGGTTCGCCAGCGCCTTCACCTTCCAGTACTCGATCCGTGAGGGCACCCCCGCCGCGACGATGCCCGACCAGGTGCCGAAGGCCGTGGTGCAAGAGCGGTACGAGCGGCTCATCGCCCTGCAGGAGCGCATCAGCCTCGAAGAGAACCAGGCCCAGATCGGCCGCGAGCTGCAGGTGCTGGTCTCGACCGGCGAGGGAAAGAAGGATGCCGAGACCCACCGCCTGACCGGCCGCGCCGAAGACAATCGGCTCGTCCACTTCGAGCTGCCTCGGGGCTCGGCCGTTCCGCGCCCCGGAGACGTCGTGACGGTGACCGTGACGCACGCCGCTCCGTTCCACCTGCTCGCCGATAGCCCCGACGGGGCGCCGCTGCGCGTTCGGCGCAC